A genomic stretch from Komagataeibacter xylinus includes:
- a CDS encoding CopG family transcriptional regulator, which yields MPSKTRMNVYFEAELLKQVEALALRRNVSKSAVIEAAVASFLSADASERLEAVFARRMERIDRQIAGMDEDLAIMGETLALFIRFWLTVTPPLPDSAQASARAKGVERFEGFLQSLGRKLATGDRFLRELSRDIDTRRNRGEDPQ from the coding sequence ATGCCGAGCAAGACCCGCATGAACGTGTATTTCGAGGCCGAGCTTCTGAAGCAGGTCGAAGCGCTGGCGTTGCGGCGCAACGTCTCGAAATCGGCGGTGATCGAGGCTGCCGTCGCCTCCTTCCTTTCGGCCGATGCGTCGGAGCGGCTGGAGGCGGTGTTTGCCCGTCGTATGGAAAGGATCGACCGCCAGATTGCCGGGATGGACGAAGATCTCGCTATTATGGGCGAGACGTTGGCACTGTTCATTCGTTTCTGGCTGACCGTCACTCCACCGCTGCCTGACAGTGCCCAGGCATCGGCCAGAGCGAAAGGCGTCGAGCGGTTCGAGGGTTTCCTGCAATCGCTCGGGCGAAAACTGGCGACGGGAGATCGCTTTCTCAGGGAACTGTCGCGGGACATCGACACGCGGCGCAATCGTGGTGAAGACCCCCAGTAA
- a CDS encoding conjugal transfer protein TraG codes for MPGSRVLWGAVALVLLIVFVAIWSATEWTAWRLGFQPQLGAPWFMVAGWPFYYPPAFFWWWYFYDAYAPSIFVTGGYIASSGGIIGSVVAIGLSILRAREARNVATYGSARWAEAGEVKQAGLLDPDGVVLGRWDRDYLRHNGPEHVLCFAPTRSGKGVGLVVPTLLTWPGSAIVHDIKGENWGLTAGFRARHGRVLLFDPTDPASSPYNPLLEVRRGDKEVRDVQNIADILVDPEGALDRRNHWEKTSHSLLVGAILHVLYAEPDKTLAGVANFLSDPKRPVEATLRAMMSTQHLGKAGVHPVIASSARELLNKSDNERSGVLSTAMSFLGLYRDPVVAKVTARCDWRIADLVSGQQPASLYLVVPPSDIARTKPLIRLILNQIGRRLTEDLYVSTHRHRLLLMLDEFPALGRLDFFESALAFMAGYGIKSFLIAQSLNQIEKAYGANNSILDNCHVRVAFATNDERTARRVSDALGTATEMRDSTNYAGHRLSPWLGHLMVSRQETARPLLTPGEVMQLPPTDELLLVAGVAPVRAKKARYYEDARFMERVLPPPSAGTKPPSALPSDDWSALEVGAPSEGPAPDRSNGADGDSANAGIRREPELPEHEDVAPPEHPCVQEFDVLDDEPDVDAVRARTIRQQARSVARQATMDPADGLDL; via the coding sequence ATGCCCGGAAGCCGTGTCCTGTGGGGGGCGGTCGCCCTCGTCCTGCTGATCGTCTTCGTCGCCATCTGGAGTGCCACGGAATGGACGGCCTGGCGCCTGGGTTTTCAGCCCCAGCTTGGCGCTCCCTGGTTCATGGTGGCAGGCTGGCCGTTCTACTATCCGCCAGCTTTCTTCTGGTGGTGGTATTTCTACGATGCCTACGCGCCGTCGATTTTCGTGACGGGCGGATACATCGCCTCGTCCGGTGGAATTATCGGCAGCGTCGTGGCCATCGGCCTGTCCATCCTACGGGCGCGCGAGGCCCGCAACGTCGCCACATACGGCTCGGCCCGCTGGGCGGAGGCCGGCGAGGTGAAGCAGGCAGGGCTGCTCGACCCCGACGGCGTGGTGCTGGGCCGATGGGATCGGGACTATCTCCGGCATAATGGTCCAGAGCATGTCCTGTGCTTTGCGCCGACCCGTTCGGGCAAAGGTGTCGGGCTGGTCGTGCCGACGCTGCTGACATGGCCGGGCTCGGCCATCGTCCATGACATCAAGGGAGAGAACTGGGGGTTGACCGCCGGATTTCGTGCGCGCCACGGGCGCGTGCTGCTGTTTGACCCGACCGATCCGGCATCCTCGCCCTACAACCCGCTGCTGGAGGTCCGGCGTGGCGATAAGGAGGTGCGGGACGTCCAGAACATCGCCGATATCCTCGTCGATCCCGAAGGTGCTCTGGACCGGCGGAACCATTGGGAAAAGACCTCGCACTCCCTGCTGGTGGGTGCGATCCTGCATGTCCTCTATGCCGAACCGGACAAGACGCTGGCCGGTGTCGCCAATTTTCTCTCCGATCCTAAGCGGCCGGTGGAGGCGACGCTACGTGCCATGATGTCCACGCAGCATCTCGGCAAGGCGGGCGTGCATCCCGTCATTGCTTCGTCGGCGCGCGAGCTGCTGAACAAGAGCGATAATGAGCGGTCAGGTGTGTTGTCCACCGCCATGTCGTTCCTCGGCCTGTATCGCGACCCCGTAGTTGCAAAGGTGACGGCACGGTGCGACTGGCGCATCGCGGATCTGGTGTCCGGCCAGCAGCCCGCCAGCCTCTATCTCGTCGTCCCACCATCCGACATCGCCCGCACCAAGCCGCTGATCCGTCTGATCCTCAATCAGATCGGCCGTCGTCTGACGGAGGATCTGTATGTGTCCACTCATCGGCACCGGCTGCTACTGATGCTCGATGAGTTTCCCGCCCTCGGCCGTCTCGATTTCTTCGAGAGCGCGCTAGCCTTCATGGCGGGCTATGGGATCAAATCCTTTCTGATCGCGCAGAGCCTCAACCAGATCGAAAAAGCTTACGGCGCGAACAACAGCATTCTCGACAACTGCCATGTCCGCGTCGCGTTTGCTACCAACGACGAGCGCACCGCCCGGCGGGTGTCGGACGCGCTCGGCACCGCGACCGAGATGCGTGATTCCACCAATTATGCCGGGCACCGGCTATCGCCCTGGCTCGGGCATCTCATGGTGTCGCGGCAGGAAACGGCACGACCTTTGCTCACGCCCGGCGAGGTGATGCAGCTTCCGCCGACCGATGAACTGCTGCTGGTCGCGGGCGTCGCCCCCGTCCGCGCGAAGAAGGCGCGCTATTACGAGGATGCGCGGTTCATGGAGCGTGTCCTGCCGCCCCCGTCCGCCGGGACGAAACCCCCGTCCGCGCTCCCGTCCGATGACTGGTCGGCGCTGGAGGTAGGCGCTCCATCAGAAGGGCCAGCACCGGATCGCAGTAATGGGGCTGATGGCGATTCGGCCAATGCCGGTATTCGCCGCGAACCGGAATTGCCGGAGCATGAGGATGTCGCGCCACCCGAGCATCCGTGCGTGCAGGAGTTCGATGTGCTCGACGACGAGCCGGATGTCGATGCCGTCAGGGCGCGCACCATACGTCAGCAGGCTCGTTCCGTTGCGCGGCAGGCGACGATGGACCCTGCCGATGGCCTCGATCTGTGA
- a CDS encoding DUF2285 domain-containing protein, with protein sequence MTARPELDPDVDDLTPTVPEITTYDEVHFITYLRLLDAEADRADWAEVARIVLHRDPADGERTRICWESHLARARWMTKIGYRKILERAVIDARATRH encoded by the coding sequence ATGACAGCAAGACCCGAACTGGACCCCGATGTCGATGATCTGACGCCGACCGTGCCGGAGATCACGACCTATGACGAAGTGCATTTCATCACCTATCTCCGCCTACTTGATGCCGAGGCGGATCGGGCCGACTGGGCGGAGGTGGCGCGGATCGTGCTGCATCGCGATCCGGCGGACGGAGAGCGCACGCGCATCTGCTGGGAAAGCCATCTCGCCCGTGCGCGATGGATGACGAAAATCGGTTATCGGAAGATTCTCGAACGGGCCGTGATCGACGCCCGTGCAACCCGGCACTGA
- a CDS encoding helix-turn-helix domain-containing protein, giving the protein MKKSLRTPRQLLLQSLLTEARKTGGMTQAELAAALGKPQSFVAKYENGERRIDVIEFADITAALGVSGADLLVRLAPGAEKPPPEGENTTGRDE; this is encoded by the coding sequence ATGAAGAAATCCCTGCGCACACCCCGGCAGCTTTTGCTGCAATCGCTTCTTACAGAAGCGCGCAAAACCGGGGGTATGACGCAGGCGGAACTGGCCGCCGCACTCGGCAAGCCACAATCCTTCGTCGCCAAATATGAGAATGGCGAGCGACGAATCGATGTCATCGAGTTTGCTGACATAACAGCCGCCCTCGGCGTTTCCGGCGCTGATCTTCTCGTTCGTCTTGCACCTGGCGCAGAAAAGCCCCCGCCAGAGGGCGAGAATACCACGGGCCGGGACGAATAG
- a CDS encoding helix-turn-helix domain-containing protein encodes MDLKEVMAVNLRRMRHDRDMTQEELADRAGLSTRYVGAIERADVSASVTILGKIAEALGVEPGVLLKTVPASPR; translated from the coding sequence ATGGACCTCAAAGAGGTCATGGCGGTCAACCTGCGTCGGATGCGTCATGACAGGGATATGACGCAAGAGGAGCTGGCCGATCGCGCTGGCCTGAGCACCCGCTATGTCGGGGCGATCGAACGCGCGGACGTGTCGGCAAGCGTTACGATCCTGGGAAAGATTGCCGAGGCGCTGGGCGTGGAACCGGGTGTGTTATTGAAAACTGTCCCGGCCAGCCCGCGCTGA
- a CDS encoding cysteine hydrolase family protein, whose protein sequence is MTLETFRQIYGLDDSPSPLDRSVLILIDIQREYRDGRVPLANVDAAADEAGRLLALARRKGMPVIHIAHDAGPGAPAFASDGPYRDFLPQVAPQEGETVLFKTHANAFIGTGLADRIKETGRNEVIIAGDTVGVCVSTTARAAAEEYGLRVTLVADAIAARDVTDPLGGTIAAETVRRVALAELADMFAVVVKDSTAWKN, encoded by the coding sequence ATGACCCTTGAAACCTTCCGTCAGATCTACGGTCTCGACGACAGTCCGTCCCCGCTTGATCGGTCGGTGCTGATCCTGATCGACATCCAGCGGGAATATCGCGACGGGCGGGTGCCGCTCGCCAATGTCGATGCGGCGGCGGATGAGGCCGGGCGGCTTCTTGCCCTTGCGCGTCGCAAGGGCATGCCGGTCATCCATATCGCCCATGACGCCGGACCCGGCGCTCCTGCCTTCGCCAGCGATGGACCGTATCGCGATTTCCTGCCCCAGGTCGCGCCTCAAGAAGGGGAGACGGTTCTGTTCAAGACTCACGCTAATGCGTTTATCGGCACCGGGCTCGCGGACCGGATCAAGGAGACGGGTCGGAACGAGGTCATCATCGCCGGTGATACGGTGGGTGTCTGTGTGTCCACCACCGCCCGCGCGGCAGCGGAGGAGTACGGCCTGCGCGTGACCCTGGTGGCGGACGCCATTGCCGCACGCGATGTTACCGATCCGCTGGGCGGAACGATCGCGGCCGAAACCGTGCGCCGCGTTGCGCTGGCCGAACTGGCGGATATGTTCGCCGTCGTTGTCAAGGATAGCACCGCGTGGAAGAACTGA
- a CDS encoding SDR family NAD(P)-dependent oxidoreductase, producing the protein MSQRFTDRVVVVTGGTDGIGLTTAKTFVEEGAQVYIIGRSQSRLDAAVTEIGKEVTGGNVTGVQGDVSNPADLDRLYAQINRDHGRVDVVFANAGISEQAALGEIDEAHFDRLFNINVKGMVFTVQKALPLMSDGGAIVLAGSGAAVKGFPNLSIYSATKAAIRSLARGWTVDLKGRGIRVNVVSPGMVLTPAMETYFGNNEGAEAWMQQAIPFGRLAQTDEIAKAVLFLASQDSSFVGGEELLVDGGFVAV; encoded by the coding sequence ATGTCGCAACGATTCACGGACAGAGTCGTAGTGGTAACAGGTGGTACAGACGGTATCGGCCTTACCACAGCCAAGACCTTCGTCGAGGAAGGAGCCCAAGTCTATATCATTGGGCGCAGCCAGAGCCGCCTTGACGCTGCCGTAACCGAGATCGGCAAGGAAGTAACCGGCGGGAACGTAACGGGTGTGCAGGGTGATGTGTCTAATCCCGCAGACCTTGACCGGCTTTATGCGCAGATCAACCGTGATCACGGTCGGGTCGACGTAGTTTTTGCGAATGCCGGAATTTCCGAACAGGCCGCTCTGGGCGAGATCGATGAGGCCCATTTCGACCGCCTTTTTAACATCAATGTGAAAGGCATGGTCTTCACCGTGCAAAAGGCGCTGCCGCTGATGTCTGATGGCGGGGCCATCGTTCTGGCGGGCTCCGGCGCGGCAGTAAAAGGTTTCCCGAACCTCTCTATCTATAGTGCGACGAAAGCGGCGATCCGTTCTCTTGCGCGCGGTTGGACAGTTGATCTGAAGGGCCGGGGCATTCGCGTCAATGTGGTGTCGCCCGGCATGGTGCTGACACCGGCGATGGAGACCTATTTCGGCAATAACGAAGGTGCCGAAGCCTGGATGCAGCAGGCCATTCCTTTCGGTCGGCTCGCCCAAACCGACGAGATCGCCAAGGCCGTGCTTTTCCTTGCGTCACAGGACAGCAGCTTTGTCGGCGGCGAAGAGCTTCTGGTCGATGGCGGCTTCGTCGCCGTTTGA
- a CDS encoding TetR/AcrR family transcriptional regulator — MPLTDETPLRADAQQNRDKILAAAEEIFLERGATVSMNEVARHAGVGIGTLYRRFATREDLLAAAYSARFVAFAEEMQAHAERADCVLALRDYLERLVRHTIIYRGFASSLGIVLKTGTPGCLATSKVGQQLLQSAQDSGRVRLDVSFEDVVCIATAISLCVEQNGNSQSRIANLVGVFTGGILTGLPE; from the coding sequence ATGCCGTTGACCGATGAAACGCCCTTGCGCGCGGACGCACAGCAAAACAGAGACAAGATCCTTGCTGCTGCCGAGGAGATTTTCCTCGAGAGGGGTGCGACCGTTTCGATGAACGAGGTCGCGAGGCACGCGGGCGTTGGTATAGGCACGCTTTACCGGCGTTTTGCGACACGGGAAGATCTGCTTGCTGCTGCCTACAGCGCACGTTTCGTCGCCTTTGCCGAGGAAATGCAGGCGCACGCAGAAAGGGCCGATTGTGTTTTGGCGCTGCGTGACTACCTTGAGCGACTTGTGCGCCACACGATCATCTATCGGGGTTTTGCGTCCTCGCTTGGCATCGTGTTGAAAACCGGCACGCCGGGATGTCTTGCCACCAGCAAAGTAGGCCAGCAGCTCTTACAGTCTGCACAAGATAGCGGTCGAGTGCGTTTGGACGTATCTTTCGAGGATGTGGTGTGCATTGCTACGGCGATCTCGCTTTGCGTGGAGCAGAATGGAAATTCACAATCGCGCATCGCAAATCTTGTCGGCGTGTTCACGGGCGGTATCTTGACTGGCTTGCCAGAGTGA
- a CDS encoding LysR family transcriptional regulator, with amino-acid sequence MIALIQALAVAEYLSFNRAALALGTSQSSVSARIKALEEDLGIVLFDRNTRGVRLTEAGRRFVDQVGEGMGILDRAIKIAGMQARGEAGELRVGVHALTPGCFLDRLLERFHIDHPGVRLQVTEGTARDAQFMIREGRLDVAFMACTHQTPDLNSRVIWRDRLMVALPVKHPLAARSGVEWRHLADETFLVRHSGTGPQVDDMIVARAAGKWLTPTILRFDVERSTLLSMVAIGHGISLSVEEGAADSTANVAFRPIQDEAETIPFSAVWSPSNRAPALLKLLALATNMH; translated from the coding sequence ATGATCGCCCTGATCCAGGCGCTCGCCGTTGCGGAGTATCTCAGCTTCAATCGTGCCGCGCTGGCGCTCGGCACAAGTCAATCGAGCGTCAGCGCTCGGATAAAAGCGTTGGAGGAAGACCTTGGCATCGTTCTCTTCGACCGCAACACGCGCGGCGTCCGCCTGACTGAAGCCGGACGCCGCTTCGTCGATCAGGTCGGTGAGGGCATGGGTATCCTCGACCGCGCCATCAAGATCGCCGGGATGCAGGCGCGCGGCGAGGCCGGAGAACTTCGCGTCGGCGTGCATGCGCTCACCCCTGGCTGCTTTCTCGACCGGCTATTGGAGCGGTTCCACATCGACCATCCCGGAGTCCGGCTACAAGTTACCGAGGGAACGGCGAGAGACGCCCAATTCATGATCCGCGAAGGCAGGCTCGATGTCGCCTTCATGGCCTGCACCCATCAGACCCCCGACCTTAATTCCCGCGTGATATGGCGCGACCGCCTTATGGTTGCGCTGCCGGTCAAACATCCTTTGGCGGCACGATCGGGTGTGGAATGGCGTCACCTTGCGGACGAAACTTTCCTCGTCCGCCATAGCGGCACTGGCCCGCAGGTTGACGACATGATCGTGGCGCGGGCGGCCGGAAAATGGCTGACGCCAACAATCCTGCGTTTTGATGTTGAGCGCAGCACCCTGCTGTCCATGGTAGCGATCGGACACGGCATCTCGCTTTCCGTCGAGGAAGGCGCAGCTGACAGCACGGCGAATGTCGCTTTCCGCCCGATCCAGGACGAGGCTGAAACCATCCCATTTTCGGCTGTCTGGTCGCCGTCCAATCGCGCGCCCGCACTTCTCAAGTTGCTCGCGCTCGCGACGAACATGCACTGA